The genomic DNA tggactgaatccaagaatactctatccagcaaggctatcattcaaacttgaaggggaaataaggagcttcacagataaaaaaaaaaaataaaaggctaagggagtttatcaccaccaagctagcaatgcaagaaacgctagagggactggtgtaaaaagaagaaataaaaagctcagaaagaaaatagccACACAAGAAAAGatatggctacaaacaagtacctttcaataataactttcaataataataattcaaatcTTGGGTGAATTTTGGGAGACCCTTTATCTGCAAAATCCTTTCACATCAACACCCAGCGTAGTGCTTGATTGAAAATCCAGGAGAAGGTGTGTGTACACCAGGGACCTGGGATTTTAAGGGCCATTTCAGAATTATGCCTGTGATAGAAATGTTATACACATATTGGGTATTTTTATGTACAGAATTTCAAGAACCACAACACAAatgttctgattgttgtttcagtTTTCCTTCTAATTCAATGGCATTTCTCAAACCGAGTTCCCCCAACTTCTAATGAGTATTCCACAAAAAGAAGGCGTGTTATTTAGTAAACTGGGTGAGAAATGTTGAGtttaaaattcaacaaatttCTTACCTGTAGGACTTCCTTGAGTGTTCAATATGTGGGTTAGTCTGGTCCTCTAAGAAGCAGATACCAACCTGGACTAGAGGTGCAAGAGAGTTATTGGAGGAACGCCTGTGAGGAAAAAACAGggaaggagccagaggaggctgggagagccatCAGACTGAGTAGTAGTTCTGACCATTgataaggagaaggggaaggagggaagaagggggagaagggaagaagaaaggaaagttttACATTAGAGTGTCGTTCTAAGAAAGTTCAAAGCCAACAGGGATTCAATGCGCACAGAGTCATCAAGCCAATGTCCTACATCTTGCATATGTAGGCCTGCTTTAGTGGGCCTGCCATACTCAGTCATTGGCTGGAAGAAACCTTTGGGAATCTAGCCTCACTTTTAAACAGTGATGGattttaatggattttaaaataaaaaagttggagATGTCGTTCAATAATGCCCCCCAGAATAGGCAATAGGGTGCCTCCTAAAAACTTGCAACATTCATACATCAAAACTGGAATCAGGCTCTTTATTGTAAGTATTTCTTTCAACAGCAAGGGTAGAAACTAAGCACATAgaaaatttctttcaaatttgtCATCAATAGACTCTGATGATACTGGTTGTAAGAGGTTCTGAAGATACGAGGGAGAAATAAGGCATAAGTTTTCCTGTAAATGTAGCAGTGATTCCATACGACAATGGGCAGGtcttcaaattataaaatgaaacctcTCCCAACTCATAGTCCAGAAAAACACCAATCTCTTTTGGAATAGAGAAAGGGCCAAATGTATAAGTCCAGCAGCCATTGCTTGGCGATGGTGATATGAGAGTATTTATGGGGAAGGATTCTTTACACACACCTAAGGACCATTTCCCTGTGCCTCCTATGGTTACCACCCAAAAATGCCTGCCAGCATCAAATCCCTCAGAACTCCGGACAGCTGGGTTAGAAGTAAGTGCCTGGGGATTAAGACTGCGATCTGGTTCCCAATATGTCGCCTGTTTTCCAGTTATTGAGATAAGGAGGTCTGGATGGGCAGTTTCCGGATCCAGTGTCAAATCTACCTGAAACGTGCGGATCATTTTATGCAGGCCCAAATAATGTGGCGGGAGAGTGAAAATCTCTTTCTTTAACTTATATGAAAAGATGGCCGGGGATTCTATGTTTTCATAGCTGTTGTGGGTACTTTCAATACCTGTGAGTAAATCCTCATCCGTCTGCAAACACTTCTCTTCTATTTCACTTAACCGATTGCTTAGCCTGAACATATGATATGAAATTTGCCTTCCATTTTCAATTAGTTTTTCTTCAACATCATTCTCTTCTACAAGTAGATCATTATCAAATTCATTGTACTCTATTTCCAAGGAATACTTAAGATCATTACATTCATAGTCCAGTTTATTCCTCCATGTAGTCATCTTTCTCTTCACTGCCAAAATATTTGCACCTTGGTATGTATATACATTGACAGCATCTTTAAGGTGTTTAGTGAGGACCCCAATGCACCTTTTGAGCATCCCTCTCTGACTAGCTGCAGCTTCCTCAATGGGGATCAGGGGCTGATCCGGGGGGTCTAAGGAGCCCTtgcactggggacacagcagctCCAGGCTTTTCTCACAGAACAGGGTCAGAACCTCACGGTGCTTCCCACACAGGGGCATTTCTTCCTGCATTTTCCTCTGGCTCCCTGAGGTGGGGATTTGCTTAATAATCTCAGTCATATAACATAATTGGGTGTTCTTCTCCAAGCTCCTGTCAGGGCAGTGGTGGAGGCAGACAGGACAGGGAAAGGTGCCCTGTAGACCTTCCCAGCGCTGGTAGATGCAGAAGGGACAGAAGTTGTGCCCACACTCAGTGGTCACTGGGTCTCTCAGGTAATCCAGGCAGATGGGACAGCTGGCCTCTGCTTGGAGCTTGGCCAGGGAAGCTGCAAAGGCCATGATGCAGTGAAGGTGTCTATCAGAAGAGACTCCCTTCAGTCAGTGTGATCCTCCAGGAGCGAGGAGAAGTGAGAAGCTGAGGTCTGCTCAGGCCTCCCTCTCTGTGCAACTCAGTAGGAGCTTCCAAGAAGAGTTCCAGTGGCCAGCTGACATCCAGATTTCCAGTCACCTTCTCCTGTGTCTAATGTCAGGTTCCCCAAGTGAAAATCAGCTGTGGACTCTCCTCAAAAACGAAGCACCATGCAAGTCATAAGTGATTTCTGTGAAGGAAAAGATATCATCATTTAAAAGTTCAAGCAGCATCTACCCTTCCCTCCTTGTATGAACAATATGTCAGGTAGTCCAAATCATTTATCATGACAATATTT from Myotis daubentonii chromosome 2, mMyoDau2.1, whole genome shotgun sequence includes the following:
- the LOC132226624 gene encoding tripartite motif-containing protein 60-like — its product is MAFAASLAKLQAEASCPICLDYLRDPVTTECGHNFCPFCIYQRWEGLQGTFPCPVCLHHCPDRSLEKNTQLCYMTEIIKQIPTSGSQRKMQEEMPLCGKHREVLTLFCEKSLELLCPQCKGSLDPPDQPLIPIEEAAASQRGMLKRCIGVLTKHLKDAVNVYTYQGANILAVKRKMTTWRNKLDYECNDLKYSLEIEYNEFDNDLLVEENDVEEKLIENGRQISYHMFRLSNRLSEIEEKCLQTDEDLLTGIESTHNSYENIESPAIFSYKLKKEIFTLPPHYLGLHKMIRTFQVDLTLDPETAHPDLLISITGKQATYWEPDRSLNPQALTSNPAVRSSEGFDAGRHFWVVTIGGTGKWSLGVCKESFPINTLISPSPSNGCWTYTFGPFSIPKEIGVFLDYELGEVSFYNLKTCPLSYGITATFTGKLMPYFSLVSSEPLTTSIIRVY